TAAGTTTAATCTATTTAACCATTCCTTATTAATAACAACGTCTATCCTTTGCTTTACCACTATTTGTTGTACGGTTCACCGTAACGTTGGATAGGGTAAATAAAACCAGGAGAGGTCACTCCTCTCCTGGTTTTATTTTGTCCTTATTTTGTCTCTATTTTTGTCCCTATTCTTCACTGCACTTAAAGATTTATCATTAATGTCCTCATTATGTCCTCATTTTTATTTAATTTTATTATAAATAGAGGGAAATCATACCAATATGTCCTTATTTTGTCTCTATTATGTCCTTATTTTGGAGGATTATATACATATTTTGTTCCAGCGCCTCTTCCATTTACCTCTACTCCATCAGGTTCTAGTTCCTTTATTAGACGTTGTACTTGTTTACTATTCATTCCTGTTAATTGTCTTATTTCTTTATTAGTTAGAGTCCGTTCTTTAAGAATAGATAATACTCTGATTTTAACTGCCTCTTTATCTAAGCTTTGTTGGCGTTCATACTTCATATTTTCCTTTAGCAATTCATATGCCTTTCTCGATAAAGTATAATACCTTCCTTTACCACGACCAACTGATTCTAACAAATTAAAATCATTGTACATTTTACTTAATAATTCCCTAGCTTGTTCGACACTTCGTTGGGAGACCTCTGCTGCAATTACAGTATCTATTTGTTCATGTCTGATTAAATATTGCAAAATGAGTAAATGATCTACATCAATTTGATTGCCTTCATCAACCATTTGTTTTACCAAGTTCTTAAACCCTTTATTTAGAGGAGAAGATATAAAGGTCAATTCAATATTACTACCAACTTCTCTATAAATAGGGGGTTCTTTACCTTCTACTAGTAGGGAACGAAATATTCTAGATACGCCTAAATTAGACCTATTTACTAATTTCAATCTATCCAGTAGATCCATCAGATGGTTGTTTCTAGCGACTGGTGGATGGTGCAATATATTATTAGGAGTTATGCCACCTATAAATTGGCCAGGATTGGTTAGCGCTAATTTATCCCTATATTGCTTTAACATAATTGTTCCACTAATTCTGTAATCTCGATGGCCAAAGGCATTTAACAACGCTTCTCTTAGTGCAATTGTTGGATAAGTACTAAACTCAGGATGAACTAGTCCAGACTCTATTGTAACCATTGGGTTATCCACTGAAATATATCTCTCTAATTCATATAAAGCAACAGGAATAGCGTGAGTTCCATCGTCCCTATGAGAATAATCTGTATCACTTAGCATTTTTCTATATGACCATTTATGTTGTGGAATTAGCCTTTCAATAGCATCTGGCTTACCAACTAATAACAGAGACCCCTTTGTAAAATATCCATTCTTTATACCACCGATAGATTTTAAAAGGTCTTCATCTGAAAGTGATAACAAACTATCATCCGATCTCTCACGTGACATAAATTCACGTATTCGTTCCATAGCGGAGTGGGAAAACAAATTATTCCAATCCTCGTAAATTACCTCAGATGTAAAATCAACCTGTCCTGATGAATCAATCATTTGCCTTCTTAATGTTCCTGTGAAAGGCAGACAATCTTTTCCCTGTCTTATTGTTGCAGCACCGTCTGTTGTTGTATAAGGGGGCATTCCTGGAAAAACATTCATTATTAAAAGCCTAACAGAACCATCTTTTAGATAGATGTCATCGAATGAAGGAGTTAAATGAGGGTCCGTCTTTTCATATATCCTTTTTTGCAGTTCTGGTATATCTATATCAAATGGTACCCCTTTTAGAGCATTATCTATCCCCTGCACTTTGTCAGCTATACCAAAAACAACACTCCCCCCACCACCATTTGCCATACAAACAGCATAACTAATCATTGTCTTTACATTATCTTCTCTACTTCTACCATTCCATTGTTTAAAGTCCAAGTCTTGAGCTTCAAAATCATCTGCTACATGATCATCCAACTTGCTGATTATATCCATTATCTCACTTTTGCTCTTCATTTAAGTGTTTCCTCCTCTCTTGTTAAATTTTTCATATTATTTATCCTTATTTTACACATATTTGATACAGTAGTATACTTTCTCAATCCATTACTAAAAAACACAATTTCCTTAACGTTGGTTAGGGTAAACTAATATAACATTGAGCAGTAAGGATGCATAAGTTTGATGATATTCTTACTGCTCCTCATCCGTTAACAATTGGTCTTCTTTATCAGGAAAATTCTCATACAATAGATTAGCTAAATGGCCCATCATTTTCATAATAAACATACCTTGCATTTGATCAACAATCTCACTTTCTTTCTCTTGTATTTTAAGTCACAGTGACAACCTGTGAATGCTAAACTAAAATAGACCATTATTGCTAG
Above is a genomic segment from Bacillaceae bacterium S4-13-56 containing:
- a CDS encoding ATP-binding protein; protein product: MKSKSEIMDIISKLDDHVADDFEAQDLDFKQWNGRSREDNVKTMISYAVCMANGGGGSVVFGIADKVQGIDNALKGVPFDIDIPELQKRIYEKTDPHLTPSFDDIYLKDGSVRLLIMNVFPGMPPYTTTDGAATIRQGKDCLPFTGTLRRQMIDSSGQVDFTSEVIYEDWNNLFSHSAMERIREFMSRERSDDSLLSLSDEDLLKSIGGIKNGYFTKGSLLLVGKPDAIERLIPQHKWSYRKMLSDTDYSHRDDGTHAIPVALYELERYISVDNPMVTIESGLVHPEFSTYPTIALREALLNAFGHRDYRISGTIMLKQYRDKLALTNPGQFIGGITPNNILHHPPVARNNHLMDLLDRLKLVNRSNLGVSRIFRSLLVEGKEPPIYREVGSNIELTFISSPLNKGFKNLVKQMVDEGNQIDVDHLLILQYLIRHEQIDTVIAAEVSQRSVEQARELLSKMYNDFNLLESVGRGKGRYYTLSRKAYELLKENMKYERQQSLDKEAVKIRVLSILKERTLTNKEIRQLTGMNSKQVQRLIKELEPDGVEVNGRGAGTKYVYNPPK